Proteins encoded within one genomic window of Synechococcus sp. PCC 7335:
- the rnc gene encoding ribonuclease III — MPAMEETSATFSLPTFTNSALWQQAMTHKSFANEQPTATEHNERLEFLGDAILTFLSAEYLFVRFPKQSEGELTPMRSALVDQSQLHRFAQGLKLDEYLRLGKGAEKEGARKSARLLCSAFEALIGAYFLDQEHNLQLVKDYITPIFESAIAPDVEAGVKDDKTRLQEWAQKTTGSVPEYVEISTLGPDHAKEFVIEVQIGGKSYGRGSGRSKQKAQKLAARSTLEML, encoded by the coding sequence ATGCCAGCTATGGAAGAAACTAGCGCGACATTCTCGCTGCCTACTTTCACTAATTCTGCGCTTTGGCAGCAGGCGATGACCCATAAGTCTTTTGCTAACGAGCAGCCGACTGCCACAGAGCACAATGAACGCCTAGAATTTTTAGGCGATGCGATCTTGACTTTTCTAAGCGCAGAGTATTTATTCGTTCGCTTTCCAAAGCAGTCCGAAGGTGAGCTGACGCCGATGCGATCAGCTTTGGTAGATCAATCTCAACTGCATCGCTTTGCTCAAGGACTAAAGCTTGACGAGTATCTACGGTTAGGAAAGGGAGCTGAGAAGGAAGGTGCTAGGAAGAGTGCTCGCTTGCTTTGCAGCGCATTTGAGGCGCTAATCGGAGCGTACTTTCTAGATCAAGAGCACAACCTGCAGCTAGTGAAGGACTATATAACACCGATATTCGAGTCGGCGATCGCCCCAGATGTAGAAGCCGGTGTCAAAGATGATAAAACGCGCTTACAGGAGTGGGCTCAAAAAACAACGGGTAGCGTACCTGAGTATGTAGAAATTAGCACGCTAGGCCCTGATCATGCCAAAGAGTTTGTTATCGAGGTCCAAATTGGTGGTAAGTCCTACGGTCGTGGGAGCGGTCGTAGCAAACAGAAAGCCCAAAAGTTAGCAGCTAGATCAACACTGGAAATGCTGTGA
- the ruvA gene encoding Holliday junction branch migration protein RuvA, with protein MIGYVKGILADSQKLPNGRVIATVEAGGVGYDMQVNPRTLSQLPQVGEPVRIFTHLQSREDLQMLFGFSSKAERDVFRLLISVSGIGSQMGMSLLNALGLNELIQSVVNGNARVLTRTPGVGNKTAERIILELKTKLSEWRSHSGIVAPTGGPISAVQEDVEMMLVALGYSNSEISKALVAVGNGTALSKSDDVEDWIREAIAWLSQ; from the coding sequence ATGATTGGATACGTCAAGGGAATTCTGGCGGATAGTCAGAAGCTGCCTAACGGTCGAGTGATTGCGACAGTAGAGGCGGGCGGCGTGGGCTACGATATGCAGGTGAATCCACGAACGCTGAGTCAGCTGCCCCAGGTTGGTGAGCCGGTCAGGATATTTACTCATCTACAAAGCCGAGAAGATCTACAGATGCTGTTTGGTTTTAGTAGCAAGGCTGAACGAGATGTGTTCCGGCTGCTGATCTCAGTAAGTGGCATCGGTTCGCAGATGGGGATGTCATTACTAAATGCATTGGGGTTGAACGAGCTGATCCAGTCGGTAGTGAACGGCAATGCGAGGGTGTTGACTCGTACCCCTGGGGTAGGTAACAAGACGGCAGAGAGAATTATTTTAGAGCTGAAAACGAAGCTAAGTGAGTGGCGATCGCACTCCGGTATTGTGGCACCGACAGGCGGACCAATATCAGCGGTGCAAGAGGATGTTGAGATGATGCTAGTAGCTTTGGGGTACAGCAACAGCGAGATTAGTAAGGCGCTAGTAGCCGTTGGCAATGGAACGGCGCTCAGTAAGAGTGATGATGTAGAAGATTGGATCAGAGAAGCGATCGCCTGGCTCAGTCAATAG
- the coaD gene encoding pantetheine-phosphate adenylyltransferase, whose translation MIAIYPGSFDPITLGHLDIITRSSKLYERVIVVVSRNPGKKPLFPVEKRLAQIRQVIDHLDNVEVDSFNGLTVTYAKARQAQVLIRGLRVLSDFEKELQMAHTNKTLSPEIETVFLATSTEYSFLSSSLVKEIANFGGPIDHLVPAHITRDIEDCYGKNRR comes from the coding sequence ATGATTGCAATCTACCCTGGTAGCTTTGATCCCATTACCCTAGGCCATTTGGACATCATCACTCGTAGCAGCAAGCTGTATGAGCGCGTCATTGTCGTAGTCTCGCGTAATCCGGGTAAGAAGCCGCTCTTCCCGGTCGAAAAGCGGCTAGCGCAGATCCGGCAGGTGATTGATCACCTTGATAATGTTGAAGTTGATAGCTTCAATGGGTTGACGGTCACTTATGCCAAAGCGCGCCAGGCTCAGGTACTCATTAGAGGGCTACGAGTACTTTCTGATTTTGAGAAGGAGCTACAGATGGCACATACTAATAAGACACTATCTCCTGAGATTGAGACTGTGTTTTTAGCAACCTCTACTGAGTATAGTTTTTTGAGCAGTAGTCTTGTCAAAGAGATTGCTAACTTCGGTGGTCCCATCGACCATCTGGTGCCTGCCCACATTACCCGCGACATTGAAGATTGTTATGGAAAGAATAGACGTTGA
- the psaK gene encoding photosystem I reaction center subunit PsaK, with translation MLSLVAAAGVVPNTVTWGPNVAIVMIICNLIAFAIGKQVIQIPDAGPAPGTFLGLGLPALLGVTSLGHAIGVGAILGLANIGVL, from the coding sequence ATGCTGTCTTTAGTTGCTGCTGCAGGTGTAGTCCCTAACACGGTCACGTGGGGGCCAAATGTTGCCATCGTCATGATTATCTGTAATCTGATTGCCTTCGCTATTGGCAAGCAGGTCATTCAAATTCCTGATGCTGGCCCTGCGCCCGGTACATTTTTAGGCCTGGGTTTGCCTGCCCTATTAGGCGTTACTAGCCTAGGGCATGCTATTGGTGTTGGCGCTATCTTGGGCTTGGCAAATATAGGCGTTCTATAG
- a CDS encoding cell division protein FtsQ/DivIB — protein sequence MKTPQVNDLAERRRQLKKKRRIKFYQRIWRSLVMVSFIGGTVWVARSPAWLLHSARQIEISDNQTLSDQNVRDLIPIAYPQTLLEVESDKLAQTLIEQAAIESARVSRRLLPPGLHVQITERQPVAIALPSQAQPLPSVPNQPFQEPGLIDAQGYWMPRDSFSKLGAEIAIPTFTVEGMRPGYAGTWQVIYHEIQRSPVKITAINWSDPNNLILRSELGLVHIGAYGDHFAAQLAALDQLRSLSQKVDLEQVAFIDLKDPKNPVIETLQAAGQSL from the coding sequence ATGAAAACACCCCAAGTGAATGACCTAGCTGAGCGTAGGCGACAGCTGAAGAAAAAGCGGAGGATCAAGTTTTATCAACGGATCTGGCGATCGCTAGTGATGGTCAGCTTTATAGGAGGGACGGTGTGGGTAGCTAGATCCCCAGCTTGGCTATTACACAGCGCCAGGCAGATAGAGATTAGCGACAATCAAACGCTGTCAGATCAAAATGTGCGCGACCTGATACCAATAGCCTATCCACAGACATTGCTAGAAGTCGAATCGGATAAGCTAGCACAAACATTAATTGAGCAAGCTGCGATCGAATCAGCAAGGGTGAGTCGACGGCTGCTCCCACCGGGTCTTCATGTACAGATTACAGAACGCCAGCCCGTAGCGATCGCCCTTCCCAGCCAAGCCCAGCCTCTGCCATCCGTTCCTAATCAACCTTTTCAAGAACCTGGCTTGATTGACGCTCAAGGTTACTGGATGCCGCGCGACAGCTTTTCTAAGCTAGGCGCAGAAATCGCGATCCCCACTTTTACAGTTGAAGGAATGCGCCCTGGCTATGCCGGCACCTGGCAAGTGATTTATCATGAAATTCAGCGTAGCCCTGTTAAGATCACAGCAATCAATTGGAGTGATCCAAACAATCTAATTTTGCGCAGTGAGCTAGGCTTGGTGCATATTGGTGCGTATGGGGATCATTTTGCAGCACAGCTAGCGGCATTAGATCAGCTGCGATCGCTCAGCCAAAAAGTCGATCTAGAGCAAGTAGCCTTCATTGATCTCAAGGACCCCAAAAATCCTGTCATCGAAACCTTACAAGCGGCCGGTCAATCCTTGTAG
- the ftsZ gene encoding cell division protein FtsZ: MNNASLHTDSYANDGSGVQSVTAASNGSALSAEEPMNGDIVPSSVARIKVIGVGGGGCNAVNRMIDTGLVGIEFWTVNTDAQALTYSSTTNAMQLGQKLTRGLGAGGNPSIGQKAAEESRDEIFQALEGSDLVFITAGMGGGTGTGAAPVVAECAKEAGALTVGVITRPFTFEGRRRTSQADSGIAALQACVDTLIIIPNDKLLSVISEQTPVQEAFRVADDILRQGVQGISDIITISGLVNVDFADVRAVMADAGSALMGIGVGSGKSRAREAAIAATSSPLLETSINGAGGVVFNITGGNDLTLHEVNQAAEIIYESVDPNANIIFGAVIDDRLQGEVRITVIATGFSMESRSIPSMASSKVTPMDRTSGLSLEESSLPLKEESTEEVKTPPVISPNLDIPDFLQRRRNR; encoded by the coding sequence ATGAATAACGCATCCCTTCACACAGATTCTTATGCGAACGATGGGTCAGGTGTACAATCAGTTACTGCAGCTAGTAATGGCAGTGCGCTGTCAGCGGAAGAGCCGATGAACGGAGATATAGTACCAAGCAGCGTTGCAAGAATTAAGGTGATCGGTGTCGGTGGCGGTGGCTGTAATGCTGTGAACCGGATGATAGACACTGGGTTGGTAGGTATTGAGTTTTGGACGGTAAATACCGATGCTCAGGCACTGACCTATTCAAGCACAACGAATGCAATGCAGCTTGGGCAGAAGCTCACTAGAGGTCTAGGCGCTGGCGGTAATCCCTCTATTGGACAAAAAGCGGCAGAAGAATCTCGCGATGAAATCTTTCAAGCTTTAGAGGGATCAGACCTAGTCTTTATTACCGCAGGCATGGGCGGGGGAACCGGTACCGGGGCCGCTCCGGTCGTGGCTGAGTGTGCGAAAGAAGCGGGTGCTTTGACTGTGGGCGTGATTACTCGCCCGTTCACGTTTGAAGGTCGGCGGCGAACGTCTCAAGCAGACAGCGGCATCGCGGCACTGCAAGCTTGTGTTGATACCTTAATCATTATTCCAAACGATAAGCTGCTGTCTGTGATTTCTGAGCAAACACCAGTGCAAGAAGCGTTTCGAGTGGCTGATGATATTTTGAGGCAGGGCGTTCAAGGCATTTCAGACATCATTACTATCTCTGGTCTAGTTAACGTCGATTTTGCCGATGTGAGAGCAGTGATGGCTGATGCCGGCTCGGCGCTGATGGGAATTGGCGTAGGCTCTGGTAAATCTAGAGCTAGAGAGGCCGCGATCGCAGCGACCTCCTCCCCACTGCTAGAAACCTCTATCAACGGTGCAGGGGGCGTCGTCTTTAATATCACAGGCGGAAACGATCTGACCCTACATGAAGTCAACCAGGCCGCTGAGATTATCTATGAGTCGGTAGATCCCAATGCAAATATCATCTTTGGGGCGGTGATCGATGACCGCTTGCAAGGTGAGGTTCGAATCACAGTGATCGCCACAGGCTTTAGTATGGAGAGTCGCAGCATTCCTTCTATGGCTAGCTCCAAGGTAACACCAATGGATCGCACGTCGGGCCTCTCTCTAGAAGAATCTAGTTTGCCCCTAAAAGAGGAATCGACCGAAGAAGTGAAGACTCCACCAGTAATTTCACCCAATCTAGATATTCCTGATTTCTTACAGCGTCGTCGTAATCGATGA
- the thiD gene encoding bifunctional hydroxymethylpyrimidine kinase/phosphomethylpyrimidine kinase: MSAIPVALTIAGSDSGGGAGIQADLRTFSFHRVHGTSALTCVTAQNTMGVSRVDALAPEAVIAQITAVVSDMGVQAAKTGMLLNQEIIEAVAKYLKAQPVEQLVVDPVMVSRAGAKLVDDGAIAALINQLLPLATVLTPNRYEAQILAAMQIDTLADMQLAAKKIHDLGSKTVVVKGGGFENELRGIDVWFDGQQLETLTTELVNTKNTHGTGCTLSSAIAANLAKGKLPFTAVVEAKHYVTQALRHALSIGRGQGPVGHFYPLLSSHDS; the protein is encoded by the coding sequence ATGAGTGCGATCCCGGTTGCCCTAACAATCGCAGGTTCTGATAGCGGTGGCGGCGCAGGTATCCAGGCTGACTTACGTACGTTCTCGTTTCATCGAGTTCATGGGACTAGCGCACTGACTTGTGTGACCGCTCAAAATACAATGGGCGTTAGTCGCGTGGATGCGTTGGCACCTGAGGCTGTGATTGCTCAGATCACGGCAGTTGTTAGCGATATGGGTGTGCAAGCAGCTAAGACGGGGATGCTGCTAAATCAGGAGATCATCGAGGCAGTAGCCAAGTATCTGAAGGCACAGCCAGTTGAACAGCTAGTGGTTGATCCAGTAATGGTTTCACGAGCTGGAGCTAAGCTGGTTGATGACGGTGCGATCGCCGCGCTGATAAATCAACTGTTACCCTTAGCGACCGTCTTGACTCCAAATCGCTACGAAGCTCAAATCTTAGCGGCTATGCAAATTGATACGCTAGCCGATATGCAGTTGGCTGCTAAAAAAATTCATGATCTCGGCTCGAAGACTGTGGTAGTCAAAGGAGGTGGCTTCGAGAACGAGCTGCGCGGGATAGATGTTTGGTTCGATGGTCAGCAATTAGAGACTTTGACTACTGAGCTAGTGAATACGAAGAATACGCATGGAACTGGATGTACCCTTTCTAGTGCGATCGCAGCTAATCTTGCCAAAGGGAAATTGCCCTTCACCGCTGTAGTTGAAGCCAAACACTACGTCACACAGGCGCTAAGACACGCACTCTCGATCGGCCGTGGCCAAGGACCGGTAGGACATTTTTATCCACTACTAAGTAGTCACGATTCTTGA
- a CDS encoding phasin family protein, whose product MAGFGDLVQKAFYLGVGIASYAGEKAGGAFGDLRGQAQKLVDELVARGELTTEEAQTMMNDMVERAQAAGQGPASTTTSSSATASSEPRQIQILDDDTTPEERQAEALRQEVEALRDELKRLK is encoded by the coding sequence ATGGCAGGCTTTGGCGACTTAGTACAAAAGGCTTTTTACCTGGGTGTTGGCATCGCTTCTTATGCTGGAGAGAAAGCAGGCGGTGCATTTGGCGATCTGCGCGGACAGGCTCAAAAGCTAGTTGATGAGCTAGTCGCTAGAGGTGAACTTACGACCGAAGAAGCTCAAACGATGATGAACGACATGGTAGAAAGGGCTCAAGCAGCAGGACAGGGTCCTGCCTCTACTACCACAAGTAGCAGTGCTACAGCTTCTAGCGAGCCTCGGCAGATTCAAATACTAGACGACGATACAACACCTGAAGAGAGGCAGGCTGAAGCGTTACGCCAGGAAGTGGAAGCTCTGCGTGACGAGTTGAAGCGGCTGAAGTAG
- a CDS encoding gamma carbonic anhydrase family protein encodes MSLSEPSIHSSTHSLLEPPDLSSAAFVADNATVIGKVNLSQGASIWYGAVVRGDVEIIEIGKHTNIQDGAILHGDPNQPTVLEAYVTVGHRAVIHSAYIEVGCLIGIGAIVLNGVRVGSGSIIGAGAVVSKDVPPRSLVVGVPGKVRRAVSEAETLDLIEHAKKYERLALVHSGKSGVSSFDWNDEI; translated from the coding sequence ATGTCCTTATCAGAGCCTTCTATTCATTCATCTACCCATTCCCTTTTAGAACCACCAGATCTTAGCTCAGCCGCTTTTGTTGCCGACAACGCTACGGTAATCGGCAAAGTCAACCTCAGCCAAGGTGCTAGCATCTGGTACGGCGCTGTTGTGCGAGGCGATGTCGAAATTATTGAAATTGGTAAGCACACGAATATCCAAGATGGCGCGATACTACACGGCGATCCTAACCAGCCCACGGTTTTAGAAGCCTATGTCACGGTTGGTCATCGTGCTGTCATTCACAGCGCTTATATTGAGGTCGGCTGTTTGATTGGGATTGGCGCAATTGTCTTGAACGGGGTTCGAGTTGGTAGTGGCAGCATCATCGGTGCTGGGGCAGTTGTTAGCAAAGATGTGCCACCGCGATCGCTTGTGGTCGGTGTCCCTGGTAAAGTCCGCCGCGCCGTCTCAGAAGCGGAGACCCTAGACCTGATTGAACATGCTAAAAAATACGAGAGACTGGCTCTCGTTCATTCAGGCAAGAGTGGAGTTTCAAGCTTTGATTGGAACGATGAAATATGA
- a CDS encoding TIGR02652 family protein yields MLGSASQYPIFGPEVHCPHCRQTIPALVLTDSYLCSRHGAFEANPKTEELVHVQSGRHWRRWQDRWYRQHTHPDGIRFEIHEELDRLYTQGFRATRVIIAERYRQLMSPYLEHGAPWQSSGREKIPKLYGLPVSFSEPASVTPQWAVVNFDLEKEPGVPTQYRYLKMFD; encoded by the coding sequence ATGCTAGGCTCCGCCTCTCAATATCCCATATTCGGCCCGGAAGTACACTGTCCTCACTGCCGTCAGACGATTCCGGCTTTGGTACTGACAGATAGCTATCTGTGCTCTCGTCACGGCGCATTTGAAGCCAACCCTAAAACTGAAGAGCTGGTACATGTGCAGTCGGGGCGACACTGGCGACGCTGGCAAGACCGGTGGTATCGGCAGCATACGCACCCAGACGGCATCCGGTTTGAGATTCATGAGGAGCTAGATCGACTATACACTCAGGGCTTTCGGGCGACTAGGGTAATCATTGCTGAGCGCTACCGGCAGTTGATGAGTCCGTATTTAGAGCACGGCGCACCCTGGCAAAGTTCTGGGCGTGAAAAGATTCCCAAACTGTATGGATTGCCGGTGAGTTTTAGTGAGCCAGCTTCGGTGACACCGCAGTGGGCAGTAGTGAACTTTGATTTGGAAAAGGAACCGGGCGTACCGACTCAATATCGATATCTGAAGATGTTTGACTAG
- a CDS encoding VOC family protein: protein MHHASIKTSDIHQAIAFYERLGFEIETQFTAGITLACWMTGLGGRIELIQVPEPRPALDAFVDEHYTGYYHLSFDLTDEIESLPVWLGSLRTQSQATGGRLSVLLEPQQQQIGDHLYEVAFIADIDGLPLEFIRRIEDGR, encoded by the coding sequence ATGCACCACGCTTCGATCAAAACGTCGGATATTCATCAGGCGATCGCATTCTACGAACGGCTAGGGTTTGAAATTGAAACCCAGTTCACTGCTGGGATCACCCTGGCCTGCTGGATGACAGGCCTAGGCGGACGAATTGAGCTAATCCAAGTGCCAGAACCAAGACCCGCACTAGATGCTTTTGTAGACGAGCACTACACCGGCTACTATCACCTATCGTTTGATTTAACCGATGAGATTGAGAGTTTGCCGGTTTGGTTGGGGAGCCTACGTACACAGTCCCAAGCCACTGGCGGGCGGCTCAGCGTTCTGTTAGAACCGCAGCAGCAGCAGATTGGCGATCATCTCTATGAAGTTGCTTTCATCGCAGATATAGACGGGCTGCCTTTGGAATTTATTCGGCGGATTGAGGATGGGCGTTGA
- a CDS encoding AAA family ATPase, with amino-acid sequence MGVDQIPFADNWAYLKTELAWLDRLLMLAVARQKKETKEVRKVAATHADTVSSHWWKGVILVPSPGYDDRQVVPTSHSRKSIGYQDQLENRIKLTAEENIVLALPSLRNYLNLTLFEKNLILMVLAPEVSRRYGQLYHFLQTGEDSKRACDLPMLDLALRLLCRNDLERRRARASLTGPQSLVKKQILRYVAPQVTTRLSSYLQLNEEWVDYLLEEQPDQQVLFKRLATPQAQSVPALPAPTAATRAVKIRQPTVSWDQLILPVPVISQLQTLCQQTSASLLTQTRSGQTAILVGTRGTGKTMAAGAIATSLRQPLCELDLAEVHLEDAFSVLLTLDAIRYPVLLIKSASAWFGHRADLPAAALLQWLRKRQNAPSLTLFSTRYLHTIKASWRQQMDTISTFPLPHKLARKTLLRQAFSGVVCSDQINWENLAIQIKVSGGELSAIAQAAVAIAQSKQAKTVTFSHIQQAIKSRGLSINLVR; translated from the coding sequence ATGGGCGTTGATCAGATACCATTTGCAGACAATTGGGCGTATCTGAAGACGGAGCTAGCCTGGTTAGATCGGCTGCTGATGCTAGCGGTTGCCCGCCAGAAGAAAGAGACAAAAGAAGTGCGAAAAGTGGCGGCTACCCATGCTGATACGGTAAGCAGTCATTGGTGGAAGGGCGTTATTCTAGTGCCTAGTCCAGGCTACGACGATCGTCAGGTAGTGCCCACATCGCATTCGCGCAAGTCGATAGGCTATCAAGATCAGCTCGAAAATCGAATCAAGCTAACGGCTGAAGAAAATATAGTGCTAGCGCTGCCGTCCTTGCGCAACTATCTAAATCTGACCCTATTCGAAAAAAACTTGATTTTGATGGTGCTAGCGCCTGAGGTAAGCCGGCGCTATGGTCAGCTCTATCACTTCTTGCAAACGGGTGAAGATAGTAAGCGAGCCTGCGATTTGCCAATGCTCGACCTGGCGCTGCGGCTATTGTGTCGCAATGATCTAGAACGGCGACGGGCTAGAGCAAGTTTGACAGGGCCACAGTCACTTGTTAAAAAGCAGATTCTTCGCTATGTAGCGCCGCAGGTCACAACCCGGCTTAGCAGCTACTTACAGCTAAACGAGGAATGGGTAGATTACTTACTTGAAGAACAGCCTGACCAGCAAGTGCTCTTCAAGCGGCTTGCCACCCCTCAGGCTCAATCAGTCCCAGCACTGCCTGCGCCTACTGCAGCTACTCGCGCGGTAAAAATTCGTCAGCCAACGGTGTCCTGGGATCAGTTAATTTTGCCAGTCCCAGTGATCTCACAACTGCAAACGCTTTGTCAACAGACATCTGCGAGCTTGCTTACCCAAACCCGCTCAGGACAGACAGCGATACTCGTCGGAACCAGGGGTACAGGAAAGACAATGGCAGCAGGGGCGATCGCGACTTCTCTGCGCCAACCGCTATGCGAACTTGATCTCGCTGAGGTTCATCTTGAGGACGCATTCTCGGTTCTGCTCACCCTCGACGCTATTCGCTATCCCGTTCTTCTGATTAAGTCCGCTTCGGCTTGGTTTGGTCACCGCGCTGATCTACCGGCGGCGGCGCTACTGCAGTGGCTGCGAAAAAGACAAAACGCACCCAGTTTGACATTGTTTAGCACTCGCTATTTGCATACTATCAAGGCGAGCTGGCGACAGCAGATGGATACGATTTCTACGTTTCCTTTACCCCACAAACTAGCTCGAAAAACGCTGTTGCGACAGGCGTTTTCTGGCGTCGTCTGCAGCGATCAAATTAACTGGGAGAATTTGGCAATACAGATAAAGGTGAGCGGTGGGGAGCTAAGCGCAATTGCCCAAGCGGCAGTAGCGATCGCCCAATCCAAACAGGCTAAAACTGTCACATTCAGTCATATCCAACAAGCTATCAAAAGCAGAGGACTCTCTATCAACTTAGTCAGATAA
- a CDS encoding SDR family oxidoreductase translates to MISEADIFLFREVDRQLGSLTALVDNASVLEQQMSADMNLARLNRVFSTNVIVLLQRGGQPKEVAQAVLWLLSDKSSFTTGIFINVTGGV, encoded by the coding sequence ATGATTTCAGAAGCTGATATCTTTCTCTTTCGTGAAGTAGACCGGCAGCTTGGCTCACTCACCGCTTTGGTCGACAACGCAAGTGTTTTAGAACAGCAGATGAGTGCTGATATGAACCTAGCGCGGTTAAACCGAGTGTTCTCGACTAACGTTATTGTCCTACTACAGCGAGGCGGCCAACCCAAAGAAGTTGCGCAGGCAGTTCTATGGCTATTGTCAGACAAATCTTCTTTCACAACCGGCATCTTCATTAACGTGACAGGTGGTGTATAG
- a CDS encoding GNAT family N-acetyltransferase, with the protein MRIRDGRLQDASQIAELLGQLGYAATTDFVENKLNRLIQHSDAQLIVAIENVDRIIGFASLHFIPQLGVEGDFCRISYFCVDHKRRSRGIGKRMEAAIVESAIQRQCDRIEVHCHIRRSSAHKFYARQGYVEDPKYLLKQLSDRTQRSMSGTLDQAEST; encoded by the coding sequence ATGAGAATCCGTGACGGACGATTACAAGATGCCTCTCAGATAGCTGAACTGCTAGGACAGCTAGGCTATGCAGCAACCACCGACTTTGTAGAAAATAAGCTGAATAGATTGATTCAACATTCTGATGCCCAGCTCATCGTGGCTATTGAGAACGTAGACAGGATTATTGGATTTGCGTCGCTACACTTTATTCCTCAGCTCGGCGTGGAAGGTGACTTCTGTCGAATTAGCTACTTCTGCGTCGATCATAAGCGCCGGTCAAGAGGCATCGGTAAGCGTATGGAAGCGGCGATCGTCGAGTCAGCCATCCAGCGACAGTGTGATCGCATTGAGGTTCACTGTCATATCAGACGCAGTAGCGCTCATAAATTCTATGCTCGTCAAGGCTATGTCGAAGATCCCAAGTACTTGTTGAAACAGTTGAGTGATCGTACGCAGCGAAGCATGTCTGGCACGCTCGATCAAGCTGAATCAACTTAG